The genomic interval TGCGGCAGTTTTTTGCCAACGGCAGCTTCTCGGCCCTGCGCAAAATGGCGCAGGATGTGGAGCGCTTCAACACATTTACCCAGAACCAAACACTGCCCGAGGCCACCGTGCGCGCCAAGCTGCTGGGCCGCTGGGACAACGGCCAGGTGGTCAGCCCGGAGCCCGTCGCCATGCCCCACCCCGCTACCCGCGCCGGGCTGAACAACTTCGACTTCAAAAACGACCCGCACGGCCTGGGCTGCCCCTACGGCGCGCACATCCGCCGCATGAACCCGCGCGAAGACGCGGTGGTGCCGGTGCGCAAACGCCCGCTGATCCGGCGCGGCATTCCGTACACCACAGAGAGCGAGCGCGGCCTGCTGGGCCTGTTCTTCTGCGCCAGCCTGGAAGACCAGTTTGAACACCTGCTGGCCGAATGGGGCAACAAAAACCCGTTTGGCGTGCCCAACGCCAGCACCGCCAAGGACCCCATGGTGGGCAACCACGAGGGCGACGGCGGCGTGTTCTGCATCCCCAACCCTACCGGGCCGGACACCCAGCTGCGCGGCTTCACCCCGTTTGTGACCACCAAGGGCACGCTGTACAGCTTTTTTCCGAGCCTGGATGCATTGAAAATGCTGGCCGATGGGTTTGGAGCCGAATAGGCACCTAGAGCCCATGGAATGGGCGTGAGCAGCTATTTTTACAATAGCAAACATGTGCGCAGCTGCAAACCACGGATGAACCGGGTGTAATACGCCATGGCTACTTTTCCACCACCCTCCATGTCTACCACCCTACCCACCTATTTCATCTCCCACGGCGGCGGGCCGTGGCCGTTCATGGACAGCATGCGCGAGGCCATGCGCGGCCTGGCCACCTCGCTGGCCGACATGCCGCGCCAGTACCCCGCACCCAAGGCTATCCTGGTGATTTCGGCGCACTGGGAAGAAAACGCCTTCAGCATCATGTCCAACCCCCACCCCGGCATGCTGTACGACTACGGCGGCTTTCCGCCCCACACCTACAAGGTGGTCTACCCGGCCCCCGGCGCGCCGGAGCTGGCGCTGCGCATCCAGGGGCTGCTGGCGGCTGCCGGGCTGCCGGTGCGGCTGGATGCAGAGCGCGGTTTTGACCACGGCACCTTCTCGCCGCTGGTGGTGATGTACCCGGATGCGGATGTGCCCCTGCTGCAGGTGTCGTTGAAAACCGGGCTGGACCCTGCCGTGCACATCGCCCTGGGCCGGGCCCTGGCGCCGCTGCGCGACGAGGGCGTGCTGATCGTGGGCAGCGGCCTGAGCTACCACAACCTGCGCCAGTTCGGCCCGCCGGGCAAGGCCCCGTCCATGGCCTTTGACCAGTGGCTGCAAGACACAGTGGTGGCCGCCAGCCCCACCGAGCGCGAAGCCCGCCTGCTGGACTGGGCGGCAGCCCCCGCCGCCCGCATCGCCCATCCGCGCGAAGAGCATTTGCTGCCGCTGA from Comamonadaceae bacterium OS-1 carries:
- the ygiD_3 gene encoding 4,5-DOPA dioxygenase extradiol, with translation MSTTLPTYFISHGGGPWPFMDSMREAMRGLATSLADMPRQYPAPKAILVISAHWEENAFSIMSNPHPGMLYDYGGFPPHTYKVVYPAPGAPELALRIQGLLAAAGLPVRLDAERGFDHGTFSPLVVMYPDADVPLLQVSLKTGLDPAVHIALGRALAPLRDEGVLIVGSGLSYHNLRQFGPPGKAPSMAFDQWLQDTVVAASPTEREARLLDWAAAPAARIAHPREEHLLPLMVALGAAENDTATCVYHEDNVFGGITVSSFRFDSSK